Proteins encoded by one window of Cannabis sativa cultivar Pink pepper isolate KNU-18-1 chromosome 4, ASM2916894v1, whole genome shotgun sequence:
- the LOC133036854 gene encoding uncharacterized protein LOC133036854 has translation MDMGDLRPIALCNVLYKIISKFISNRLKAVMPSIISDTQSVFLQGRLISNNIMISYEIMHYLKRKRRGWDGVMALKLDISKADGRLEWGYLRAMLERMGFDGRWINLIMHCVGTVSYTISHGGKELGPIVAQMGLRQGDHLSPYLFILYVEGFSSLLRSYEHSGLITRCKVVRSASAISHTDIICELLEIYEADENGSYLGLPYSVGKNKNVILGFLKDKIKKKIQGWEGRILSRAGKEVLLKSVAQSIPSYAMSVFLLPLDTCRELERLMAKIWWQTDSVFVERVLVG, from the exons ATGGACATGGGAGACTTAAGACCTATTGCCCTTTGTAACGTTCTTTATAAGATTATTTCAAAGTTCATTTCTAATCGACTCAAAGCTGTTATGCCTTCAATTATATCGGATACTCAAAGTGTGTTTCTCCAAGGTCGTTTAATATCGAATAATATTATGATTTCTTATGAGATAATGCATTATTTGAAGAGGAAGAGAAGAGGCTGGGATGGTGTTATGGCACTTAAGCTTGACATAAGCAAGGCTGACGGTCGACTTGAATGGGGATATCTTCGGGCTATGCTTGAAAGAATGGGCTTCGATGGTAGATGGATTAATTTGATTATGCATTGTGTGGGCACTGTCTCGTACACGATCTCTCATGGGGGAAAGGAGTTGGGCCCTATTGTTGCACAAATGGGGTTGCGCCAGGGTGATCATTTATCGCCATATTTGTTTATTCTCTATGTCGAGGGTTTCTCTAGTTTGTTGCGTAGTTACGAGCATAGTGGATTAATTACACGGTGTAAAGTTGTTAGAAGCGCTTCTGCTATTTCACATAC GGATATCATTTGTGAGTTGTTAGAAATTTATGAGGCTGATGAGAATGGGTCGTATTTGGGACTTCCATATTCGGTGGGAAAGAATAAAAATGTTATCCTTGGTTTtcttaaagataaaataaaaaagaaaatccaaGGATGGGAAGGGAGGATATTGTCTCGTGCAGGGAAGGAGGTGTTGCTGAAATCTGTTGCGCAATCAATTCCTAGCTATGCAATGAGTGTTTTTCTGTTACCTTTGGATACTTGTAGGGAGTTGGAGCGTCTCATGGCTAAGATCTGGTGGCAAACGGACTCTGTTTTCGTAGAACGGGTGTTAGTTGGATGA
- the LOC115715154 gene encoding DNA polymerase epsilon subunit B codes for MSTAIRKRVQKRCKIRGYNLKVDALDEILSFVSRFPDADANDAIDLLLDQLHNQTLKSPIIEKEAVQAVVALLSEAEAAGEEDGDTSHAASTTSAIRVVDAFLLPKLRYDSIKKLFYEHTGNLPIHGDASAKANLYRDRYQLLLQRLTRDQHFSKPAFDSEISNFGNCEISPIQSLVGQTGRKWVMGLISQLEDGHFYLEDLTASVEINLSNAKITTGFFSENTIVVAEGEMRVEGIFQVITCGFPPLEDREKSLKLLAGHDFFGSGVLSREETLRLAELEKKAVNDMFVIISDIWLDNEEAMEKLTTVLDVFENEEVVPSLFVFMGNFSSHPCNLSFPSFSTLRSQFGKLGKLIGMHQRLKENSRFLFIPGPDDAGPSKALPRCALPKYLTEELREHIPNAIFSSNPCRVKFFSQEIVFFREDLLYRMRRSCLLPPSAEETEDSFEHLVATITHQSHLCPLPLVVQPIIWNYDHALYLYPTPHTIVLGDRSKQKAFKYTGITCFNPGSFSSDGTFVAYRPCNQEVELSSL; via the exons atgagtaCGGCGATTCGGAAGAGAGTGCAGAAGAGATGCAAGATCAGAGGGTATAACCTCAAAGTGGATGCACTCGACGAGATCCTTTCCTTCGTTTCCCGCTTTCCCGATGCTGATGCCAATGACGCCATCGATCTCCTTCTCGACCAGCTTCATAACCAAACTT TGAAATCCCCCATCATAGAAAAGGAAGCGGTTCAAGCTGTCGTTGCCCTTCTCTCCGAGGCCGAAGCTGCTGGTGAAGAAGATGGAGATACCTCACATGCTGCCTCTACCACTTCCGCCATTCGGGTAGTCGATGCCTTCTTGCTCCCCAAACTACGTTACGACTCCATCAAGAAGCTCTTCTATGA GCATACGGGGAATCTACCCATTCACGGTGATGCTTCTGCAAAAGCAAACCTTTACCGGGATAGGTATCAATTATTGCTCCAGAGGCTCACCCGCGATCAACATTTCTCTAAACCTGCATTTGATTCcgaaatttcaaattttggaAATTGTGAG ATATCTCCAATCCAGTCTCTAGTTGGGCAAACGGGGAGAAAATGGGTAATGGGTTTGATATCTCAATTGGAGGATGGACACTTTTATTTAGAAGACCTTACAGCATCAGTGGAGATCAATTTGTCCAATGCAA AGATAACGACAGGATTTTTTTCCGAGAACACTATAGTTGTAGCAGAAGGGGAAATGCGTGTAGAAGGAATTTTTCAG GTCATTACTTGTGGATTTCCCCCATTGGAAGATAGAGAGAAGTCACTCAAACTGCTTGCAGGGCATGACTTTTTTGGCAGTGGTGTATTATCACGAGAAGAGACT CTTAGACTTGCGGAATTGGAAAAGAAAGCAGTTAATGACATGTTTGTCATAATCTCTGACATATGGCTAGACAATGAAGAG GCTATGGAAAAGCTAACCACTGTCCTTGATGTTTTTGAGAATGAGGAGGTGGTACCTTCCTTGTTTGTGTTCATGGGGAATTTCTCTTCTCACCCATGCAACCTTTCATTTCCTTCTTTCTCTACTCTAAG ATCCCAGTTTGGAAAGCTAGGGAAATTGATTGGAATGCATCAACGGCTGAAAGAGAACAGTCGATTTCTGTTCATCCCAGGCCCTGATGATGCTG GTCCATCAAAAGCTCTACCCAGGTGTGCCTTGCCAAAATATTTGACTGAAGAGCTTCGAGAACACATTCCAAATGCTATATTTTCAAGCAATCCTTGCAG AGTGAAGTTTTTTTCCCAGGAAATTGTATTTTTCCGTGAGGATCTGCTGTACAGAATGCGGCGTTCATGTCTGCTTCCCCCTTCTGCAGAGGAAACTGAAGATTCTTTTGAGCAT CTTGTTGCTACCATAACTCATCAAAGTCATCTTTGCCCACTTCCTCTTGTGGTTCAACCCATCATCTGGAACTACGATCATGCTCTTTATCTTTATCCAACTCCACACACG ATAGTCTTAGGGGACAGAAGTAAGCAGAAGGCATTCAAATACACAGGAATCACCTGCTTTAATCCTGGTTCCTTCTCAAGCGACGGTACCTTTGTGGCGTATCGCCCCTGTAATCAGGAAGTGGAATTATCTTCTTTGTAA
- the LOC133036855 gene encoding uncharacterized protein LOC133036855, with amino-acid sequence MALLGKQYWRLLVNDTSLVSKVFKAKYYANETLLLAELGDNLSFVWRSILKAKGLIQAEVTRTIGTGEHTSILCDPWLPYNTNGYVISSHPALVNQNDLWSLKVPPKVNNFLWRTASSSLPTCAQLEKRHVPVNPICPLCLTTAETIFYALFGCVHARACWNRTSVVVGGNMDEDFSNWLLELQYRGKEGELEEAAMVRAIWRARNDFVCQQKSWTAANVVTSARMLLDQFKYTQKRKGLSLSSLFDGGHLVEHWSAPSSG; translated from the exons ATGGCCCTATTGGGGAAACAATACTGGAGGTTGTTGGTTAATGATACGTCCTTGGTGAGTAAAGTTTTTAAAGCTAAATACTATGCCAACGAAACTCTTCTTTTAGCTGAATTGGGTGACAATCTGAGCTTCGTATGGAGGAGTATTCTTAAAGCAAAAGGTCTAATTCAGGCTGAGGTAACCCGTACAATAGGCACGGGTGAACATACTTCAATTTTATGTGACCCTTGGCTTCCATACAACACGAATGGCTATGTTATTTCTTCACATCCTGCACTTGTTAATCAGAAT GATTTATGGAGTTTAAAAGTTCCCCCTAAAGTCAACAATTTCTTATGGAGGACGGCTTCAAGCTCGTTACCAACTTGTGCTCAATTGGAAAAAAGACATGTTCCAGTTAACCCAATATGCCCCTTGTGTCTCACTACAGCTGAAACTATATTTTATGCGTTATTTGGGTGTGTTCATGCTCGTGCCTGCTGGAATAGGACAAGTGTGGTTGTTGGCGGTAATATGGATGAGGATTTCAGCAATTGGCTACTGGAGCTGCAATACCGAGGAAAAGAAGGCGAGTTGGAGGAGGCGGCTATGGTCAGGGCCATTTGGCGTGCCAGAAATGACTTTGTTTGCCAGCAAAAAAGTTGGACTGCTGCAAATGTGGTTACATCAGCAAGAATGCTACTTGATCAGTTCAAATACACTCAAAAAAGAAAGGGTCTTTCTTTGTCTTCGTTGTTTGACGGAGGCCATTTGGTTGAGCATTGGAGTGCACCTTCTTCAGGATAG